Proteins from a genomic interval of Sulfurimonas sp.:
- a CDS encoding HepT-like ribonuclease domain-containing protein, producing the protein MFSSKNITYILTILEAIEKIFYYSKDFEDEEEFFHANKQLNFNATVNLLIAIGEENKKIDDALKSSDALSWKSISAMRDKISHNYRGIDESMVWDIIQNYLPTLKKLLIEMLPKIENHKIYIEEALKSEYYEDLAYLKL; encoded by the coding sequence ATGTTTAGCAGCAAAAATATAACTTACATCTTGACTATTCTTGAAGCGATTGAGAAGATTTTTTACTATTCTAAAGATTTTGAAGATGAAGAAGAGTTCTTTCATGCAAATAAACAGCTAAATTTTAATGCTACCGTTAATTTGCTCATTGCAATAGGTGAAGAAAACAAAAAGATTGATGATGCTCTTAAGAGTTCTGATGCTCTCAGTTGGAAAAGTATTTCAGCTATGAGAGATAAAATCTCACATAATTACAGGGGTATAGATGAGAGTATGGTTTGGGATATTATCCAAAACTATTTGCCGACTTTAAAAAAATTACTTATTGAAATGTTGCCAAAAATCGAAAATCATAAAATTTATATTGAAGAAGCTCTAAAGAGTGAGTATTACGAAGATTTGGCATATTTAAAACTATAA
- a CDS encoding nucleotidyltransferase domain-containing protein: protein MNKNEILNILKDKKSDFNIAQFVLFGSFAKEANRQDSDIDIAYILKEGCKMSFENYLTLEEELTQKLHTKVDLMNFKKINPLIKFDAKEDFIYV from the coding sequence ATGAATAAAAACGAAATTTTAAATATTTTAAAAGATAAAAAAAGTGATTTTAACATTGCTCAGTTTGTTCTTTTTGGCTCTTTTGCCAAAGAAGCGAACCGACAAGATAGCGATATTGATATAGCTTATATACTAAAAGAGGGTTGTAAGATGAGTTTTGAGAACTATTTGACACTTGAAGAGGAGCTAACTCAAAAGTTGCATACAAAGGTTGATTTGATGAATTTTAAAAAGATAAATCCTTTGATAAAGTTTGATGCAAAAGAGGATTTTATCTATGTTTAG
- a CDS encoding DUF4011 domain-containing protein — MNNLFTKGIEELRDKLIDTSRRNKLINYKRPSKSKNIQIIDESAEFIYNYLVKDEGKFKFKFILEPSISKEDLVKIDNEISKHKEKLQEATKDEDELSKKELQFIIEKLETEKKELQKQALLTAEERAKELGYNISKELPEIDLGSSDVEEKYIDDSLQTLHYPNEMEKILTSIERDARTIIEETGSNMLYFVIGLLKWKEAKNSEQYNYSPLISIPIVLNKEKRANRYQFTLEYSGAGIDTNRSLSEKLNNEYGVILPELTEELSYYEYLKEVQEAIQYQKDWSLKHEIAIDFLKFGKILMYQDLKEENWQNGTLLSEKDIFKDIFEGKKISDTSMFAQEYDIDLDTLANNIPLVMNADSSQHSAIVDVLNGKNIVIEGPPGTGKSQTISNLIAVLLSEGKSVLFVSEKLAALEVVHKRLDSIGLSDFCLELHSHKSQKTKILESIKKRVETKYDDTEVHDRIIQEIEEKKKNLKEYIDLLHESHGAIDKKAYNIFWLVEKYNNASKFLKFDVPNANEYSAYKLSHTIEELKKFKMFLKEYDFNRFYWNGLDTYNLNFVDIDSFIQTLELLKNDFVQLQEQFKLLNADIANEYTQSKKINAFVRAFNDKAKNYSKEILINLADTSNVYDEYLKNYSSIKDSINSIVDNLNSFDMYVELFEKTILNIAKIDKILKHIKNETNISNNRNIQYIQQLSSGINYLSHVDAILYSFINSNYIDTAFSREFDLMKNDLNQYHSLNKNLSKIAQTQKVDDINLEKIELFEKIIKDKKDSFFNFFSTEYKQARNAIESVLIKSLPNDKSKWNDITREMKEYISFKSKFESNEKYIKYFGKLFNGTKTNIDEIEKLHKWVLVIQQNINITEILNLLISGDITNYHLLLSYKDSLIENLELYNRSLDSLEKDCNKKFIKKIYYDREDIDIIELKTKLETINDDLDNLTNSIYKSANVSKNSDFGREIFNLITSKKIEDIFILIKKYDIGINDLTFNFELFMDLSQKLNECSNSQNIDLNDEAYELIVNTKDLFTFILNSSLDNNLKRYLVKDIDRVNILKKISNTQNDIDKIYQKIETKGTINDVFFGENIKINDCIEKLDKLDNNKQTLSIWINYRQLVHDLKNQGLSLIVESVEDEILPIDEIIKNFTYNFYHTLLKEIFRKNQLFNRFNRLSHEQSLKTFKELDVKLIELNKQKVAYLTSQKEIPLGYRGNRKSDLTEFSLLENELNKKKRHIPIRQLVSRASGALKALKPCFMMSPLSVAQYLPPNQVEFDVLIVDEASQLRPEEALGSIARVNQIVIVGDPKQLPPTSFFDSMNKTEDEDTVAGESESILDICLNLYKPIRQLRWHYRSQHESLIDFSNQQFYDGNLIVFPSPISKNSAELGVKYHYIENSAYQSSRNKVEAKIIIEHLEKQMKNYPDRSIGIGTFNSTQRDLIQDMVDEKEKESPTISNYISKWSKTSEPFFIKNLENLQGDERDVILISTTFGKDKDTGKVYQRFGPINSDTGWRRLNVLFTRSKQKMEIFTSMRSSDIIVSENSSRGVRALKAFLNYLEKGIVSDFSEIINRDFDSEFEVSVYNILKDCGFKCVPQVGVAGYFIDLAVTSIKNPNDFVLAIEYDGATYHSSKSARDRDRLKQDVLEMLGWQVYRIWSVDWYKNRENEISKLVKVIKEAQAKYHEKIQFVPVQEIEVKAVEKLEESIIDEIKKEKETHHHKEETLSEPSYLQQFLPDEKIKELLVKFREEVISQDFEIDRRCVLSDIMIEQFVKYKPIDIDEFRNKIPKRYRDERIVHIEQLKYLNDIFDILELSDE, encoded by the coding sequence ATGAATAATCTGTTTACTAAAGGTATAGAGGAGTTAAGAGATAAGTTAATAGATACATCAAGAAGAAACAAACTTATAAACTATAAACGACCTAGTAAATCTAAAAATATTCAAATAATAGATGAATCTGCTGAATTTATTTATAACTATTTAGTAAAAGATGAAGGCAAATTTAAATTTAAGTTTATACTAGAACCATCAATTTCAAAAGAGGACTTAGTAAAAATTGACAATGAAATAAGTAAGCATAAAGAAAAATTACAAGAAGCTACAAAAGATGAAGATGAACTATCCAAAAAAGAATTACAATTTATTATTGAAAAATTAGAAACAGAAAAAAAAGAACTTCAAAAACAGGCATTACTTACAGCAGAAGAAAGGGCAAAAGAGTTAGGTTATAATATTTCAAAAGAACTTCCAGAAATAGATTTAGGCAGTTCAGATGTTGAAGAAAAATATATTGATGATTCCTTGCAAACATTACATTATCCAAATGAAATGGAAAAAATATTAACATCTATTGAAAGAGATGCGAGAACAATTATAGAAGAAACAGGCTCAAATATGCTTTATTTTGTTATCGGATTATTAAAATGGAAAGAAGCAAAAAACTCTGAACAATACAATTATTCTCCATTAATCAGTATTCCAATTGTTCTCAATAAAGAAAAAAGAGCTAATAGATATCAATTTACTTTGGAATATAGTGGAGCTGGTATTGATACAAATAGGTCATTATCTGAAAAGCTCAATAATGAGTATGGGGTTATATTGCCAGAACTAACAGAAGAACTATCATATTATGAGTATTTAAAAGAAGTGCAAGAGGCTATCCAATATCAAAAAGATTGGTCATTAAAACATGAAATTGCAATCGATTTTTTAAAGTTTGGAAAAATTTTGATGTATCAAGATTTAAAGGAAGAGAATTGGCAAAATGGCACGCTTTTGTCAGAAAAAGATATATTTAAAGATATTTTTGAAGGCAAAAAAATTTCTGACACTTCCATGTTTGCACAAGAGTACGATATAGATCTAGACACATTGGCAAATAATATTCCTCTTGTAATGAATGCGGATTCTTCACAACATAGTGCAATAGTTGATGTATTAAATGGAAAAAATATTGTGATTGAGGGACCTCCTGGAACTGGAAAGTCTCAAACAATTTCAAACTTGATAGCAGTATTGTTGTCTGAGGGAAAATCTGTTTTATTTGTTTCAGAAAAACTTGCCGCCTTAGAAGTCGTACATAAAAGGCTCGATTCTATCGGTCTTTCTGACTTTTGTTTAGAGTTACATAGCCATAAATCACAAAAAACAAAAATATTAGAGAGTATAAAAAAAAGAGTTGAAACAAAATACGATGATACAGAAGTTCATGATAGAATAATTCAAGAGATAGAAGAGAAAAAGAAAAATCTCAAAGAATATATTGATTTATTACATGAATCTCATGGAGCAATAGATAAAAAAGCGTACAATATTTTTTGGTTAGTTGAGAAATATAATAATGCATCTAAGTTTTTGAAGTTTGATGTTCCTAATGCAAATGAATATAGTGCATATAAGCTTTCACACACAATAGAAGAATTGAAAAAATTCAAAATGTTTTTAAAAGAGTATGATTTTAATAGATTTTATTGGAATGGTTTGGATACATACAATTTAAATTTTGTTGATATCGACTCTTTTATTCAAACTTTAGAGTTATTAAAGAATGATTTTGTTCAACTTCAAGAGCAATTTAAATTATTAAATGCAGATATTGCAAATGAATATACTCAAAGCAAAAAAATAAATGCATTCGTAAGAGCATTTAATGATAAAGCTAAGAATTATTCTAAAGAAATATTAATCAATCTTGCAGATACTTCTAATGTTTATGATGAATATCTTAAAAACTATTCAAGTATAAAAGATAGTATCAACAGTATCGTAGATAATTTGAATAGTTTTGACATGTATGTTGAACTATTTGAAAAAACAATTCTAAATATAGCAAAGATAGATAAAATCTTGAAGCATATTAAAAATGAGACCAATATTTCTAATAACAGAAATATTCAATATATACAGCAGTTATCAAGTGGGATAAATTACCTGTCACATGTTGATGCTATACTATATTCTTTTATAAATTCCAATTATATAGATACAGCCTTTTCAAGAGAATTTGATTTAATGAAAAATGATTTAAATCAATATCATAGTCTAAATAAAAATTTATCAAAAATCGCACAAACTCAAAAAGTAGATGATATTAATCTTGAAAAAATTGAATTATTTGAAAAAATAATCAAAGATAAAAAAGACTCTTTCTTTAATTTCTTTTCCACAGAATATAAACAAGCAAGGAATGCAATCGAATCTGTTCTTATTAAATCTCTTCCAAATGATAAGTCTAAATGGAATGATATTACTAGAGAAATGAAAGAATATATTTCATTCAAGAGTAAATTTGAAAGTAATGAAAAATATATTAAATATTTTGGCAAATTATTTAATGGCACTAAAACTAATATTGATGAAATTGAAAAGCTTCACAAATGGGTTTTAGTTATTCAACAAAATATTAACATTACAGAAATTTTGAACCTATTAATATCTGGAGATATAACCAACTATCATTTACTTTTATCATATAAAGACTCATTGATAGAAAACTTAGAATTATATAATCGTTCCTTAGATTCATTGGAAAAAGATTGCAACAAAAAATTTATTAAAAAAATCTATTATGATAGAGAAGATATTGATATTATTGAATTAAAAACCAAATTAGAAACCATCAATGATGATTTAGATAATTTAACTAACTCTATTTATAAATCCGCAAATGTAAGTAAAAATTCCGATTTTGGTAGAGAAATTTTTAATTTAATTACAAGTAAGAAAATTGAAGATATTTTTATTTTAATAAAAAAATATGATATAGGCATCAATGATTTAACCTTTAACTTTGAACTATTTATGGATTTGTCTCAAAAGTTGAATGAATGTAGTAACAGTCAAAATATTGATTTAAATGATGAGGCTTATGAATTAATTGTTAATACAAAAGATTTGTTTACATTTATTTTGAACTCTAGTCTTGACAATAATCTAAAACGATACCTAGTAAAAGATATTGATAGAGTCAATATACTTAAAAAAATATCCAATACACAAAATGATATTGATAAAATTTATCAAAAAATAGAAACAAAAGGAACAATTAATGATGTTTTCTTTGGAGAAAATATTAAAATTAATGATTGTATAGAAAAGCTTGATAAATTGGATAATAATAAACAAACTTTATCAATATGGATTAATTATAGACAACTTGTGCATGATTTAAAAAATCAAGGATTAAGCTTAATCGTTGAGAGTGTTGAAGATGAGATTTTACCAATTGATGAAATTATCAAAAACTTCACATATAATTTTTATCATACTTTATTAAAAGAGATATTTAGGAAAAATCAACTTTTCAATAGATTTAATAGACTTTCACACGAACAATCTCTTAAAACTTTTAAAGAATTGGATGTAAAACTTATTGAATTAAATAAACAAAAAGTTGCATATTTAACAAGCCAAAAAGAAATCCCCTTAGGTTATAGAGGAAATAGAAAAAGCGATTTAACAGAATTTAGCTTACTTGAAAATGAATTAAATAAGAAAAAAAGACATATCCCAATTAGACAATTAGTTTCAAGAGCATCAGGTGCTTTAAAAGCATTGAAGCCTTGTTTTATGATGAGTCCACTTTCTGTTGCTCAATATTTACCACCCAATCAAGTTGAATTTGATGTTTTAATTGTTGATGAAGCTTCGCAATTGAGACCAGAAGAAGCTTTAGGCTCAATTGCGCGTGTAAATCAAATTGTAATTGTTGGAGACCCAAAACAATTACCTCCGACATCATTTTTTGACTCAATGAATAAAACAGAAGATGAAGATACAGTTGCAGGTGAAAGTGAATCAATTTTAGATATTTGTTTAAATTTATACAAACCGATTAGACAATTAAGATGGCATTATCGTTCTCAGCATGAAAGTTTGATTGATTTTTCTAATCAACAGTTTTATGATGGGAATTTAATCGTTTTTCCATCTCCTATAAGTAAAAACAGTGCAGAGTTGGGAGTGAAATATCACTATATAGAAAACTCTGCTTATCAGAGTAGTAGGAATAAGGTTGAAGCAAAAATAATTATTGAGCATTTAGAAAAACAAATGAAAAATTATCCAGACAGGTCAATAGGAATTGGAACATTTAACTCAACACAAAGAGATTTGATTCAAGATATGGTTGATGAAAAAGAAAAGGAATCTCCAACCATATCAAATTATATTTCTAAATGGTCAAAAACAAGTGAACCATTTTTTATTAAGAACCTTGAGAATCTTCAAGGAGATGAAAGAGATGTAATTTTAATTTCAACTACTTTTGGAAAAGATAAAGATACAGGAAAGGTTTATCAAAGATTTGGACCTATAAATTCAGATACGGGATGGAGAAGACTAAATGTTTTATTCACTCGCTCTAAACAAAAAATGGAAATATTTACTTCAATGAGAAGTAGCGATATTATTGTTTCTGAAAATAGTTCAAGAGGTGTTAGAGCCTTAAAAGCCTTTTTAAACTATTTAGAAAAAGGAATTGTTTCTGACTTTTCAGAAATTATAAATAGAGATTTTGATTCTGAATTTGAAGTCTCAGTTTATAACATTTTAAAAGATTGTGGTTTTAAATGTGTTCCTCAAGTGGGAGTTGCTGGATATTTTATTGATTTAGCTGTGACATCAATTAAAAATCCTAATGATTTTGTATTAGCAATTGAATATGATGGAGCAACATATCATTCTTCAAAATCAGCGAGAGATAGAGATAGATTAAAACAAGATGTTTTAGAAATGCTTGGTTGGCAAGTTTATAGAATTTGGTCTGTTGACTGGTATAAAAATAGAGAAAATGAAATATCAAAACTTGTTAAAGTTATCAAAGAGGCTCAAGCTAAATATCATGAAAAAATTCAATTTGTTCCAGTTCAAGAAATAGAAGTTAAAGCAGTTGAAAAATTAGAAGAAAGTATTATAGATGAGATAAAAAAAGAAAAAGAAACACATCATCATAAAGAAGAAACACTTTCTGAACCTAGTTATCTACAACAATTTTTACCTGATGAAAAAATAAAAGAGCTGTTAGTTAAATTTAGAGAAGAAGTTATATCTCAAGATTTTGAAATTGATAGAAGATGTGTATTATCCGATATCATGATTGAGCAATTTGTTAAGTATAAGCCGATTGATATAGATGAATTTAGAAATAAAATTCCAAAAAGATATAGAGATGAAAGAATTGTTCATATAGAACAGTTGAAGTATTTAAATGATATTTTTGATATTTTAGAACTATCAGATGAATAA
- a CDS encoding PDDEXK nuclease domain-containing protein — translation MNDMQTQNDYNSFLAEIKQQIKSSQIRAINSVNKEMILLYFRIGKSINQKQKELGWGAKVIDNLSHDIKSAFPELGGFSVRNIKRMLRFYKEYTQPFEKVPQAVAQMEDEIMPPIVSQIPWSHNVILIEKIKDADLRYWYMQKTLEHGWSRDVLALMIQSQLHKREGKLVSNFKNILAPQDSDLVQQSFKDPYLFDFLTIAEPFLERELESNLIKHMEKFLIELGSGFAFVGRQYKLEVGEDDFYIDLLFYHLKLRCYVVVELKKGKFKPEYSGQVNFYCSAIDGILAHKEDKPTIGLILCQEKNEIVAEYSLRNMSQPIGISEYELTEILPKEFESSLPTIQMIENELKHSLNTMEKEDD, via the coding sequence ATGAATGACATGCAAACACAAAATGATTACAACTCTTTTTTAGCAGAGATAAAACAACAGATAAAATCATCGCAGATAAGAGCTATAAATAGTGTAAATAAAGAGATGATACTGCTTTATTTTCGTATTGGAAAGAGTATAAACCAAAAACAAAAAGAGCTTGGATGGGGTGCGAAGGTTATTGATAACCTTAGTCATGACATAAAGAGTGCATTTCCAGAGCTTGGCGGGTTTTCTGTTAGAAATATTAAAAGAATGTTGCGTTTTTATAAGGAATATACACAGCCTTTTGAAAAAGTGCCACAAGCAGTGGCACAAATGGAGGATGAGATTATGCCACCAATAGTGTCACAAATTCCTTGGTCGCATAATGTAATTTTAATAGAGAAAATCAAAGACGCAGATTTGCGATATTGGTATATGCAAAAAACTCTTGAACATGGTTGGAGTAGGGATGTGTTGGCTTTAATGATACAAAGCCAACTGCATAAAAGAGAAGGAAAGCTCGTATCAAACTTTAAAAATATTTTAGCCCCACAAGATAGTGATTTGGTGCAACAATCATTTAAAGACCCTTACTTATTTGATTTTTTAACTATTGCCGAGCCTTTTTTAGAAAGAGAACTTGAGTCAAATCTGATCAAACATATGGAAAAGTTTCTCATAGAGCTTGGAAGCGGTTTTGCATTTGTCGGCAGACAGTATAAGCTTGAAGTTGGCGAGGATGATTTTTATATTGACTTACTTTTTTATCATCTGAAACTTCGATGTTATGTAGTAGTTGAACTTAAAAAAGGTAAATTCAAGCCTGAATATTCGGGGCAGGTTAATTTTTACTGTTCTGCTATAGATGGGATTTTAGCTCATAAAGAAGACAAACCGACGATTGGACTTATTCTTTGTCAAGAAAAAAATGAAATAGTTGCTGAATATTCACTGAGAAATATGTCACAGCCTATTGGCATATCGGAGTATGAATTGACAGAGATTTTACCAAAAGAGTTTGAATCAAGTTTACCGACTATCCAAATGATAGAAAATGAGTTAAAACATAGTTTAAATACGATGGAGAAAGAAGATGACTAA
- a CDS encoding HNH endonuclease domain-containing protein: protein MFKIKFNQELFYKHITEIEKSITKLLTNKLKSKLLLYEKECLNYLKDNLKSILQADNNQMKTYIEHFKINFPKAIGMPNTKEKNWKRLYKILRKDIFEKEYDNWCERKKYGSYEFIKTIDLKTCPYCNRNYTLIVDKESGKLRPEIDHFYPKSIYPFLAMSFYNLIPSCPICNHTKSSKSAENLINPYDIKDDDFKLTYIPNDVNFLQIESTKYNTDSFEIEFIKNNDNIEIFKLDELYKQHKDIVVDLLMKKAYYPKSYIEELENNFGFTKDEIYRLLLNNYKKDDDLHKRPLSKLIKDISEELNLI from the coding sequence ATGTTCAAAATAAAATTTAATCAAGAGCTTTTTTATAAGCATATTACTGAAATTGAAAAATCAATCACTAAATTATTAACAAATAAATTAAAATCCAAGTTATTGCTTTATGAAAAAGAATGTTTAAATTATCTTAAAGATAATTTGAAAAGTATTTTACAAGCTGACAACAATCAAATGAAAACATATATTGAGCATTTTAAAATTAATTTTCCAAAAGCTATAGGTATGCCAAATACTAAAGAAAAAAATTGGAAAAGACTTTATAAGATTTTGAGAAAAGATATTTTTGAAAAAGAATATGATAATTGGTGTGAAAGAAAAAAATACGGCTCTTATGAATTTATAAAAACAATAGATTTAAAAACTTGTCCATATTGTAATAGAAATTATACTTTAATAGTTGATAAAGAGAGCGGAAAGTTACGACCAGAAATAGACCATTTTTATCCAAAATCTATTTATCCATTTTTAGCTATGAGTTTTTATAATCTCATTCCTAGTTGTCCTATTTGCAATCATACAAAAAGTAGTAAGAGTGCTGAAAATTTAATAAATCCTTATGATATAAAAGATGATGATTTTAAATTAACATACATACCCAATGATGTAAATTTTTTGCAAATTGAAAGCACAAAATATAATACAGATAGCTTTGAAATAGAGTTCATTAAAAATAACGATAATATAGAAATTTTTAAATTAGATGAGCTTTATAAACAACATAAAGATATTGTTGTAGATTTACTTATGAAAAAAGCTTATTATCCAAAATCGTATATTGAAGAGTTAGAAAATAATTTTGGATTTACAAAAGATGAAATTTATAGGCTTTTATTAAATAATTACAAAAAAGATGACGACCTTCACAAACGCCCTCTAAGCAAACTTATCAAAGATATTAGCGAAGAGTTAAATCTGATATGA
- a CDS encoding AAA family ATPase — MELVYLWVEEYKNIKNQGFNFSPRFTCKYDEASKELTIDEKEHVSIFPENINITAIVGENGSGKSSLFEVLTFLFYQGVIVNREDKTFFLFYKDDRFFIQCENYKHKNIELEDFIKIKNNTSIAMSKEFCYRTMMPLIHFSNCISDITHNYSLKALKNYDKFYNGIQPIKPLMKSENSYDNFNQKFQYILKKNVDFFNFIDENFIFDSYQCEIKLQEIEVSIVQYDNKEFGEYISFQKKKHLNNEELLYKMLIVLAIEMTTDKIHNSKHHSLEPNTANAEILKKYIKENIEDKLINQINYFNDSSLKLTLHICKNSLEKIEESISEEIFDINLFSAYPQWEPIKPMNNIHEIMGNYEVPQSNTIFQSKIFKMEDNYLETVYNNELLNFMMNNNILRCNFLNSKKNNCHFLELSSGEKLFLNVLTNFAYTLFRLQDDFNGVMLFDEIELSFHPNWQKRLLKSFIHIQNEISKTKKLYLHLIFTSHSPFILSDLPKENVIFLKEGKQIDALEKKQTFGANIHTLLADGFFMQGGLMGEFAKEKITEILDYLKNNKPLKSIKEEQVKLIIEKIGEDFLREKLLKMYDEKFKINSKDEEIKELKAEIERLKNVQNKI, encoded by the coding sequence GTGGAGTTAGTATATCTTTGGGTTGAAGAGTATAAAAATATAAAAAATCAGGGGTTTAACTTTTCGCCTAGGTTTACATGTAAGTATGATGAAGCTAGTAAAGAATTAACTATTGATGAAAAAGAACATGTAAGTATCTTTCCTGAGAATATTAATATTACTGCAATTGTGGGGGAGAATGGGAGTGGGAAGAGTAGTTTATTTGAAGTTTTAACTTTTTTATTTTATCAAGGAGTGATAGTAAATAGAGAAGATAAAACATTTTTTCTTTTTTATAAAGACGATAGATTTTTTATTCAATGTGAAAATTATAAACATAAAAATATTGAATTAGAAGATTTTATCAAAATTAAAAATAATACATCTATAGCTATGAGTAAAGAATTTTGTTACAGAACTATGATGCCATTAATACATTTCTCAAATTGTATTAGTGATATTACACATAACTACAGCCTTAAAGCTTTAAAAAATTACGATAAATTTTACAATGGAATTCAACCAATAAAACCTTTGATGAAAAGTGAAAATTCTTATGATAATTTCAATCAAAAATTTCAATATATTTTGAAAAAAAATGTTGATTTTTTCAACTTTATTGATGAAAATTTTATTTTTGATAGCTACCAATGTGAAATAAAGTTACAAGAAATAGAAGTTAGTATCGTTCAATATGATAATAAAGAATTTGGCGAATATATAAGTTTTCAAAAGAAAAAGCATTTAAATAATGAAGAATTGTTATATAAAATGCTTATTGTTTTAGCAATTGAGATGACAACAGATAAAATTCATAACTCAAAGCATCATTCTTTGGAGCCAAATACTGCAAATGCTGAAATATTGAAAAAATATATTAAAGAAAACATTGAAGATAAGTTAATTAATCAAATAAATTATTTTAATGACTCCTCTTTAAAGCTTACATTACACATTTGTAAAAATAGTTTGGAAAAAATTGAAGAGTCTATTTCAGAAGAAATATTTGATATAAATTTATTTTCTGCTTATCCTCAATGGGAACCGATAAAACCTATGAATAATATTCACGAAATTATGGGAAATTATGAAGTTCCTCAATCTAACACAATATTCCAAAGTAAAATTTTCAAGATGGAAGATAATTATTTAGAAACTGTTTATAACAATGAGCTTTTAAATTTTATGATGAACAATAATATTTTAAGATGCAATTTTTTAAATTCTAAAAAGAATAATTGCCATTTTTTAGAACTTAGTTCTGGTGAAAAACTTTTTTTGAATGTCTTAACAAACTTTGCATATACACTTTTTAGATTACAAGATGACTTTAACGGTGTAATGTTATTTGATGAAATTGAACTCTCATTTCATCCTAATTGGCAAAAAAGATTATTGAAAAGTTTTATACATATTCAAAATGAAATATCAAAAACCAAAAAATTATATCTTCATTTGATATTTACTTCACACTCCCCATTTATTCTCTCGGACTTACCAAAAGAAAATGTAATATTTTTAAAAGAAGGTAAGCAGATTGATGCTTTAGAAAAAAAACAAACTTTTGGTGCAAATATCCATACTCTTTTAGCTGACGGTTTTTTTATGCAGGGTGGACTTATGGGAGAATTTGCGAAAGAGAAAATTACAGAAATACTTGATTATTTAAAAAATAACAAACCTCTTAAAAGCATTAAAGAAGAACAAGTGAAGTTAATAATTGAAAAAATTGGAGAAGATTTTTTAAGAGAAAAACTTTTAAAAATGTATGATGAAAAATTTAAGATAAACTCAAAAGATGAAGAGATAAAAGAATTAAAAGCAGAAATTGAAAGACTTAAAAATGTTCAAAATAAAATTTAA
- a CDS encoding HepT-like ribonuclease domain-containing protein, producing the protein MFSQKAIERVALIDKKIDFINAIVSEKGSVSKALEDEQNSRASVLMHLTSIAEQFDKLLHNGELEVLAFFDKQDIKGSYELRNFIAHDYEGVDLYIIEDVIVQRLPVIKESVKKIMQNYMS; encoded by the coding sequence ATGTTTAGTCAAAAAGCCATAGAAAGAGTAGCTCTTATAGACAAAAAGATAGATTTTATAAATGCTATAGTGAGTGAAAAAGGTTCCGTATCAAAAGCTCTTGAAGATGAACAAAACTCAAGAGCTTCCGTGCTTATGCACCTGACATCCATAGCAGAACAGTTTGATAAGCTTCTTCACAACGGAGAACTTGAGGTGTTGGCATTTTTTGACAAACAAGATATAAAGGGCAGTTATGAACTTAGAAATTTTATAGCTCATGATTATGAAGGCGTGGACTTGTATATAATCGAAGATGTTATTGTGCAAAGACTGCCTGTGATAAAAGAGTCAGTTAAAAAAATAATGCAAAATTATATGTCATAG
- a CDS encoding nucleotidyltransferase family protein yields MRATKESILYYLIELKAEFSKDGITTFALFGSFAKDTQSVYSDIDVAIAKRSDYLSHNSSYSYFETISKIKDKIRKKFHRNIDIFDLDSQSPFKETIQKELIYV; encoded by the coding sequence ATGAGAGCAACAAAAGAGAGTATATTGTACTATTTAATAGAATTAAAAGCAGAGTTCTCAAAAGACGGAATTACGACATTTGCACTTTTTGGAAGTTTCGCCAAAGATACGCAGAGCGTATATAGCGATATAGATGTAGCCATTGCAAAAAGAAGCGACTACCTATCTCATAACTCTTCTTACTCCTATTTCGAGACTATTTCAAAGATCAAAGATAAAATAAGAAAAAAATTTCACCGCAATATAGATATATTTGACCTTGACAGCCAAAGCCCATTTAAAGAGACAATACAAAAGGAACTTATATATGTTTAG